Proteins from a single region of Sporosarcina sp. P33:
- a CDS encoding YqhG family protein: MHAQEIHTFLHQFFKENHCEVLHGNEHYLTVQLTIDMDKKIMNRPFYWRYVESVNETPNPAQLTLITDMQHLNSGIKGEAIHLGSPRLHQLFRVTKEMGRYVKMYERISDAHIQVILTPWIGVNYKVSFISHQTKEMLYSIGMNLMTGAVMNGFHETLCTRQFSPEPSEQVFHLPYIITPARGIDRLDQVIDQIIEGEDQSWIAEAEKRWKRDQAVLDYFYEGQEQKPEYYDVEKQAMEERFKPRITVDIVSGGLFYLK; encoded by the coding sequence ATGCACGCACAAGAGATCCATACTTTTCTCCATCAGTTTTTTAAAGAAAATCACTGTGAAGTACTCCATGGAAATGAACATTATCTCACCGTACAGCTGACAATTGACATGGATAAAAAGATTATGAACCGGCCGTTTTATTGGCGGTATGTGGAAAGTGTCAACGAAACACCGAATCCCGCACAGCTTACACTGATTACAGACATGCAACATTTGAACAGCGGGATAAAAGGCGAGGCAATCCATCTCGGTTCACCGCGTCTGCATCAGTTATTTCGGGTGACAAAGGAAATGGGCCGGTATGTGAAAATGTATGAGCGGATTTCGGACGCACACATTCAAGTGATTCTTACGCCTTGGATCGGTGTAAATTATAAAGTATCGTTTATTAGCCATCAGACGAAAGAAATGTTGTATTCAATCGGCATGAACTTGATGACAGGCGCCGTGATGAACGGATTTCATGAGACTCTATGCACTCGTCAATTCTCACCAGAACCGTCTGAACAAGTATTTCATTTGCCTTATATCATCACACCTGCCCGCGGAATCGACCGTTTGGATCAAGTGATAGATCAAATCATTGAAGGCGAAGACCAGTCATGGATTGCAGAAGCAGAAAAGCGCTGGAAAAGAGATCAGGCGGTATTGGATTATTTCTATGAGGGACAAGAGCAGAAGCCTGAATACTATGATGTGGAGAAACAAGCTATGGAAGAGCGGTTTAAGCCGCGAATTACAGTGGACATAGTAAGCGGAGGATTATTTTATTTGAAATGA
- a CDS encoding DEAD/DEAH box helicase, translating to MLIERSSSWKEGFIERLENREPFDSWNLYNMCYTITKNNLITNFTGLQSLAYLPNVKPLAHQIEAAERVIEEMNGKAILADEVGLGKTIEAGLIIKEYLLRGLVKKVLILVPASLVNQWVEELYTKFHIPALLYKKNYELDYVDVVVMSLDTAKRSPHKEKIYAQDYDLIIVDEAHKLKNHQTISYEFVQSLKKKFCLLLTATPIQNDIFELFYLVSLLKQGHLGNFESFSAIFSAKNRDEERDEYLKELVSQVMVRNRRQDTGIEWSARQVQSIPVEFTADERQVYTALSQLKEISPVFADAFTTMTVQREMCSSPDAVIGTLMNLLAECTKPEEVSRVNQVIEQLERLPVHSKAKMTADLIAKANDKVIIFAEYRMTQLYLSDYLYAKGISNVIFNGKLSKSSREWIKHLFKQQAQVLIATESGAEGINLQFCHHVINYDLPWNPMKLEQRIGRVHRLGQEHDVQIYNLAVEGTIDDHILKVLQGKIDTFEQVVGELDNILAMKEQSI from the coding sequence ATGCTGATTGAAAGATCGTCTTCATGGAAAGAAGGATTTATTGAGAGGCTGGAAAACAGAGAGCCTTTTGACAGCTGGAATTTATATAATATGTGCTATACCATCACGAAAAATAACTTAATTACTAATTTTACAGGATTGCAGTCGCTCGCTTATCTGCCGAACGTTAAACCGTTAGCGCATCAAATAGAAGCGGCTGAACGTGTGATCGAGGAAATGAACGGCAAAGCAATTTTAGCGGATGAAGTGGGACTTGGTAAAACAATTGAAGCAGGACTGATTATCAAAGAGTACTTGCTCCGCGGACTTGTGAAGAAAGTTCTCATTCTGGTGCCGGCTTCTCTTGTCAATCAGTGGGTGGAGGAGCTGTATACAAAATTCCATATCCCCGCACTGCTGTACAAAAAGAACTATGAGCTCGATTATGTGGATGTAGTCGTCATGAGCTTGGATACAGCCAAGCGCAGTCCGCATAAGGAAAAAATCTATGCGCAAGATTATGACTTAATCATTGTGGATGAAGCCCATAAATTAAAGAATCATCAAACGATCAGTTATGAATTTGTGCAAAGTCTAAAAAAGAAATTTTGCCTGCTGCTGACTGCAACGCCCATCCAGAACGATATTTTTGAATTATTCTATTTGGTGTCATTGCTTAAGCAGGGGCATCTCGGTAATTTTGAATCGTTTTCTGCTATATTTTCAGCGAAAAATCGGGATGAAGAACGGGATGAGTATTTAAAGGAGCTGGTGAGTCAGGTTATGGTGCGCAACAGGCGGCAAGATACCGGCATTGAATGGTCTGCGCGTCAGGTACAATCCATCCCTGTAGAATTCACAGCCGATGAAAGACAAGTGTATACGGCTTTATCCCAATTAAAAGAGATTTCACCCGTATTTGCGGATGCGTTTACGACGATGACTGTACAAAGGGAAATGTGCAGCAGTCCGGATGCAGTGATTGGCACATTGATGAACTTGCTGGCCGAGTGCACGAAGCCGGAAGAAGTCAGCAGGGTAAATCAAGTGATCGAGCAGCTGGAAAGACTGCCAGTGCATTCCAAAGCTAAAATGACAGCAGACTTAATTGCGAAAGCGAACGACAAAGTGATTATATTTGCAGAATATCGGATGACACAGCTGTATTTGAGTGACTATTTATATGCAAAGGGAATCTCGAACGTCATATTCAACGGCAAATTGAGTAAAAGCAGCCGTGAATGGATTAAACATCTCTTTAAGCAGCAGGCGCAGGTGCTCATCGCGACAGAGTCCGGTGCGGAAGGGATTAACCTGCAGTTTTGCCATCACGTGATCAATTATGACTTGCCGTGGAATCCGATGAAATTGGAACAGCGGATCGGCCGGGTTCACCGGTTAGGTCAGGAGCATGATGTGCAAATTTATAACTTGGCAGTAGAAGGAACGATTGATGATCATATCCTGAAAGTGCTGCAAGGAAAAATCGATACATTTGAACAGGTGGTAGGGGAGCTGGACAATATTTTAGCGATGAAGGAACAATCTATATGA
- a CDS encoding VWA domain-containing protein, producing the protein MKRSKIVRDHRSVLNTDAFDKRRFKELFGMSDGLQKVRDEGQLPTAEALLGDIWAALYKMKPRIVAGGIHPALKANQTILKKIMKDEHFEEYRNFTRLDDLAATVCTVKFGEKINAWLADAKALDEELLEKMEAVEALQDNVPIEQATPEGMDEIDEPVQELAEASDKLNDKLELTLETSGERFLQAMDEAVEETIKVKDSLISLMGGSSAGKGDADLKKVPLREQLAVADQLATNPKMQEIAEWAGRFKEVASKKQKTNYAESMERRGVTTGNEIERLLPIELGLYTHDATKKDFLRRFAEEETMQYDQRKREELGKGPIVFCLDQSGSMKLLDNQSKGFILALLSIAKKQRRDLCVLLFSTTVQQETFVKGKITSSELARLARTYLGGGTDFTLSLKEALKVIGGSTFKNADVIFVTDGEDEISNSFLKEFNEMKKQKKFNVLSLILGKDTKIAESFSDRVLHVTDFDEEGSFTAFEI; encoded by the coding sequence ATGAAAAGAAGTAAAATCGTAAGAGATCATCGCTCCGTACTGAATACAGACGCATTTGATAAACGCCGGTTTAAAGAGCTGTTCGGAATGTCGGACGGTTTGCAGAAGGTAAGAGACGAAGGGCAATTGCCGACTGCAGAAGCGCTGCTTGGTGATATTTGGGCGGCACTGTATAAAATGAAACCGCGAATTGTGGCAGGCGGCATTCATCCGGCACTAAAAGCAAACCAGACGATTTTAAAGAAAATAATGAAAGATGAACACTTTGAGGAATATAGAAATTTCACCCGGCTGGATGATCTGGCAGCGACCGTATGTACAGTGAAGTTTGGTGAGAAAATAAACGCGTGGCTTGCGGACGCGAAAGCGCTGGATGAGGAACTGCTGGAGAAGATGGAGGCTGTTGAAGCGCTCCAGGATAATGTGCCGATAGAGCAGGCAACCCCGGAAGGTATGGATGAAATAGATGAGCCGGTTCAGGAACTGGCAGAAGCATCCGATAAATTGAATGACAAACTTGAATTGACGCTTGAAACGAGTGGAGAGCGTTTTTTGCAGGCGATGGATGAAGCGGTAGAAGAAACAATTAAAGTAAAAGACAGCCTGATTTCTTTAATGGGCGGGAGCAGCGCCGGTAAAGGGGATGCGGATCTGAAAAAGGTGCCGCTGCGCGAACAGCTGGCTGTTGCTGATCAATTGGCAACAAACCCGAAGATGCAAGAAATTGCGGAATGGGCAGGCCGGTTCAAAGAAGTGGCGAGCAAAAAGCAAAAAACGAATTATGCAGAATCCATGGAAAGGCGAGGTGTGACGACCGGAAATGAAATAGAACGATTATTGCCCATAGAATTAGGGCTGTATACGCACGATGCAACGAAAAAAGACTTCTTGCGGCGTTTTGCTGAAGAAGAGACGATGCAGTACGACCAGAGAAAACGCGAAGAGCTTGGTAAAGGTCCCATTGTCTTTTGTCTCGACCAGTCCGGAAGTATGAAACTGCTTGATAATCAGTCGAAAGGATTTATCTTAGCGCTTCTGTCCATAGCGAAAAAACAGCGCCGAGATTTATGTGTGCTGTTATTTTCTACGACCGTGCAGCAAGAAACATTTGTCAAAGGCAAGATCACTTCCAGTGAACTCGCACGGCTTGCCCGCACATATTTAGGCGGCGGCACGGACTTCACTCTGTCGCTGAAGGAAGCACTAAAAGTCATCGGTGGCAGTACATTCAAAAATGCGGATGTAATTTTCGTTACAGACGGAGAAGACGAGATCAGTAACAGCTTCCTGAAGGAATTTAATGAAATGAAAAAACAAAAGAAATTCAACGTACTGTCGCTTATACTGGGCAAGGATACGAAAATCGCAGAATCATTTTCAGACCGCGTACTGCATGTAACAGATTTTGACGAGGAAGGCAGTTTTACAGCATTTGAAATATAA
- a CDS encoding AAA family ATPase gives MENTLQKLYEIKRALNGKFFERESEVEGILVALLSKQHMLMIGPAGTAKSALSVELAKIVEGTSYFQWLLTRFSTPEEVFGPLSLKDLEKGVYKRNTAAKMPEAHLVFLDEIFKANSAILNSLLTLINERLFYNDGSPVEVPLMSVIGASNEYPEEGEGLEALFDRFLLRFEINFIADESNFVSMMKDEGEDVETPTMQLEELQQLQTMTENVKISDEVYETLSTIRRELLDEGIQPSDRRFKQSLCVLQAKALIEQRESVQVNDIAILKHALWETLDQKETVSNIIGRHSQDEVGRRLSAIENEANEIYDSAVRDQSAEAGMEAIQKMNALTAELRTLNDRNSSRMDEIGTLQSQITALKNEVESSRLDTAYYGHTSGKKNENDGQHGVFFRM, from the coding sequence ATGGAGAATACACTACAGAAATTGTATGAAATAAAACGCGCATTAAACGGAAAGTTTTTTGAGCGGGAAAGCGAAGTGGAAGGGATTTTGGTCGCGCTTCTTTCCAAGCAGCATATGCTGATGATCGGTCCAGCGGGCACTGCAAAATCAGCACTGTCAGTAGAATTGGCCAAAATTGTGGAGGGAACATCGTATTTTCAATGGCTGCTGACCAGATTCAGTACCCCCGAGGAAGTATTTGGTCCGCTGTCGTTAAAAGATTTAGAAAAAGGTGTGTATAAACGTAATACTGCCGCGAAAATGCCTGAAGCGCATCTCGTGTTTTTAGACGAAATTTTTAAAGCGAACTCCGCGATTCTGAACAGTCTGCTGACACTGATTAATGAAAGGCTGTTCTATAACGATGGCTCTCCCGTCGAAGTGCCGTTAATGTCTGTTATTGGTGCGTCTAACGAATATCCAGAGGAAGGAGAAGGCCTAGAAGCGTTATTCGACCGGTTCCTCCTGCGTTTTGAGATTAATTTTATTGCGGATGAATCGAACTTTGTCTCGATGATGAAAGACGAAGGCGAAGACGTAGAAACACCGACTATGCAGTTGGAAGAACTGCAGCAATTACAGACCATGACCGAAAACGTGAAAATTTCTGATGAAGTATATGAAACGTTATCCACGATTCGCAGAGAACTTCTGGACGAAGGGATTCAGCCGTCCGACCGCCGGTTCAAGCAATCACTGTGCGTTCTCCAGGCAAAAGCTTTAATCGAACAAAGGGAAAGCGTTCAAGTCAATGATATTGCGATTTTAAAACATGCTCTGTGGGAAACGCTAGATCAAAAAGAAACAGTCTCGAACATCATTGGCCGGCATTCGCAAGATGAAGTGGGACGAAGACTTTCAGCTATTGAAAACGAAGCAAATGAAATATATGACTCAGCAGTGCGCGATCAGTCAGCTGAAGCAGGTATGGAAGCTATACAGAAAATGAATGCACTGACAGCGGAACTGCGTACATTAAACGACAGAAATTCAAGCCGTATGGATGAAATTGGAACACTGCAGAGCCAAATAACCGCATTAAAAAATGAAGTGGAAAGCAGCAGATTAGATACTGCCTACTATGGCCATACTTCCGGCAAGAAGAACGAAAATGACGGACAGCATGGAGTCTTTTTCAGAATGTGA
- a CDS encoding amphi-Trp domain-containing protein, with the protein MTGSTKNEKTVLVDHEEKTSLVNAAEFLETMAKKLREEGTFTLTHNGQTHEVTPASSVVLEIKLEKQLDKNKLEVELEWRDGDNEKDAGISIS; encoded by the coding sequence ATGACAGGAAGTACTAAAAATGAAAAAACAGTGTTAGTTGATCATGAAGAAAAGACATCATTGGTGAATGCAGCTGAATTTCTTGAGACGATGGCTAAGAAATTGAGGGAAGAAGGCACCTTTACTTTGACCCATAATGGACAAACACATGAAGTGACACCTGCTTCATCAGTAGTGCTAGAAATCAAGCTGGAAAAACAGCTGGATAAGAACAAGCTGGAAGTCGAGCTGGAGTGGCGCGACGGCGACAATGAAAAGGACGCAGGCATTTCAATTAGTTGA
- the nadX gene encoding aspartate dehydrogenase, with amino-acid sequence MKIGIIGTGNIAQYLLESINKNKKVDGKIISIFGRNQKVGPRLETQYGPAFYTDFQEFIQSPVDLVVEAATIDVAVEHMEEVLKNKKDLILSSIGAFKDTNFLKKMKEEAHRHNQHIYLPSGAVGGLDLLQSANALGGLKEVSITTRKSYQSLGLEVKRTEDCMFDGFALEAIDKFPKNVNVALLLSIAGLGAEQTKVRVIADPNIQRNTHTIEASGDFGTMNLTIENEPMPNNPKTSYLAALSILATLQNRGSAITVGS; translated from the coding sequence GTGAAAATCGGTATAATCGGAACCGGTAATATTGCGCAGTATTTATTGGAAAGTATTAATAAAAATAAAAAGGTAGATGGCAAGATTATCTCTATATTCGGAAGAAATCAGAAAGTGGGGCCGCGTCTGGAAACGCAATATGGGCCCGCATTTTATACGGACTTTCAAGAATTCATTCAGTCTCCTGTCGATCTGGTTGTGGAAGCGGCGACAATAGATGTTGCTGTGGAGCATATGGAGGAAGTTTTGAAGAACAAAAAAGATCTGATACTCAGCAGTATCGGAGCGTTCAAAGACACGAATTTTTTGAAAAAGATGAAAGAAGAGGCACATAGGCATAATCAGCACATTTATCTGCCGTCGGGTGCAGTGGGCGGACTGGATCTTCTGCAATCAGCGAATGCATTGGGCGGTTTGAAGGAAGTAAGTATTACAACGAGAAAATCCTACCAGTCATTAGGGCTTGAAGTGAAACGTACAGAGGACTGTATGTTTGACGGTTTTGCGCTGGAGGCGATTGATAAGTTTCCTAAAAACGTCAACGTAGCATTATTATTATCAATTGCAGGTTTAGGAGCGGAACAGACAAAAGTACGTGTCATCGCGGACCCGAACATTCAGCGAAATACGCATACCATTGAAGCAAGCGGCGATTTCGGCACAATGAACCTGACTATAGAAAATGAGCCAATGCCGAATAATCCGAAAACTAGTTATCTCGCCGCATTAAGCATACTGGCTACTTTGCAGAACAGGGGAAGCGCCATTACGGTCGGAAGCTGA
- a CDS encoding DUF2935 domain-containing protein, giving the protein MTGYTDNYERDTYGIIDFWVRNNFEHGEFFDREISHHELELARANQQMVDRMGKIFKKTESKTGDIGLIIDEAKSSTKEFRDLLLHTMDRALHCDVIISTPTSLLDHMIREAEEAEKVFKLIETNSYITPADATIHESNFWLRQMVDHLIFISHYVDASNYELHDQVRAMTRKFENLLLQAQSLKTIIRRPRNEVSPVLNTFNQMVIKEAKALEAFKLELSELIKNCAAVTTAPPDLLEHIAREAHHLWRNLEDQIVN; this is encoded by the coding sequence ATGACAGGGTACACGGATAATTATGAGCGCGATACGTACGGAATTATTGATTTTTGGGTGCGCAATAACTTTGAGCACGGGGAGTTTTTTGACCGTGAAATCAGTCACCATGAGCTGGAGCTAGCCCGTGCCAATCAGCAAATGGTAGATCGCATGGGGAAAATCTTTAAAAAGACTGAATCTAAAACGGGGGATATTGGCTTAATCATCGATGAAGCAAAAAGCTCCACGAAAGAGTTTAGAGATTTACTTCTTCATACTATGGATCGGGCACTGCATTGCGATGTCATCATCTCCACACCTACTTCACTTCTCGACCATATGATCAGAGAAGCGGAAGAAGCGGAGAAAGTATTCAAACTGATTGAAACGAATTCCTATATTACGCCAGCTGACGCCACGATTCATGAAAGTAATTTCTGGCTTCGCCAAATGGTCGATCATTTGATATTCATCAGTCACTATGTAGATGCTTCTAACTACGAACTGCATGACCAAGTGCGTGCAATGACGAGAAAGTTTGAAAATCTCCTGTTACAGGCACAATCTTTGAAAACCATTATCCGCAGACCGCGCAATGAAGTTTCACCGGTTTTGAATACGTTCAATCAGATGGTAATAAAAGAAGCCAAAGCGCTCGAAGCCTTTAAATTGGAATTAAGTGAGCTCATTAAAAATTGTGCAGCGGTTACGACTGCACCGCCTGATTTATTGGAGCATATTGCGCGTGAAGCACATCACCTGTGGAGAAACTTAGAAGACCAGATCGTAAACTAA
- a CDS encoding universal stress protein yields MKIAVAIDGSENAVRAAEHAIMLAEYLPRVQLEIIYVQDYSKAKDERLLSQSPESLSLKREQKMHPILALAREAAVDAKVIMLKGNPSQEIINYVNEKKIDKLVIGSRGLNAFQEMVLGSVSHKVMKHVKCPVTIVK; encoded by the coding sequence ATGAAGATTGCGGTGGCAATTGACGGATCAGAAAATGCGGTACGTGCTGCTGAACATGCGATTATGCTGGCGGAGTACTTGCCAAGAGTGCAGCTGGAGATCATTTATGTACAGGATTACAGCAAGGCGAAGGATGAAAGACTTTTGTCGCAAAGTCCTGAAAGTCTGTCACTGAAACGGGAACAGAAGATGCATCCAATTTTAGCGCTTGCACGTGAAGCCGCTGTCGATGCGAAAGTTATTATGCTCAAAGGCAACCCGAGTCAGGAAATCATAAACTATGTCAATGAAAAGAAGATTGATAAACTGGTCATCGGCAGCCGCGGTCTGAATGCTTTTCAGGAAATGGTGCTGGGCAGTGTGAGCCATAAAGTCATGAAGCATGTAAAGTGTCCGGTGACAATTGTGAAATAG
- a CDS encoding SulP family inorganic anion transporter translates to MQTIQQQWFGNVRADILAGIVVGLALIPEALAFAFIVGVDPRVALYASFTIAVITAFVGGRPGLISAATGAMALVLVSLMANHGLQYVLAATVLTGIIQFILGSLGVANLMRFIPNSVMLGFVNALGIMIFITQLPYLVGAGTMTYLFAIATLIVVYTVPRFFTAIPAPLIAIVVMTAIALLSGVKLQAIGDLGTMPHSLPTFFLPDIPLNFETLKIILPYALALSIVGLLESLLTSQVLDDMTDTPSNKNREARGQGIANFITGFFGGMAGCALIGQSVINIKSGGRGRLSTLTAGAFLMFLIIVLGDLVIKIPMPVLAGVMVMVAMTTFNWGSFKFLRQAPRSESAVMLVTVAVILYTHNLAIGVVIGVVLSALFFVAKISRVTVVNEAGVYKIIGPLFFASTTKFIQSFDQVKGEQIIIDFENSQLWDESAVGAILKVVQKLESKGVAVTIQGLNSSSEQLYEKLL, encoded by the coding sequence ATGCAAACTATACAACAGCAATGGTTTGGGAATGTGCGTGCGGATATACTCGCAGGCATTGTCGTAGGACTGGCACTTATTCCTGAAGCATTGGCTTTTGCGTTCATCGTTGGTGTCGATCCGCGTGTGGCGCTTTATGCTTCGTTTACCATTGCCGTCATTACTGCGTTTGTAGGCGGGCGGCCAGGTCTGATTTCTGCCGCAACGGGTGCAATGGCATTGGTGCTCGTCAGCCTGATGGCGAATCACGGACTGCAATATGTACTTGCAGCCACTGTTTTAACCGGTATTATACAATTCATATTAGGGTCACTCGGTGTGGCGAATTTAATGCGCTTTATCCCGAATTCCGTCATGCTTGGATTCGTGAACGCGCTCGGTATTATGATTTTCATTACGCAATTGCCATACTTAGTCGGAGCAGGGACGATGACGTATCTATTCGCCATCGCCACACTGATAGTTGTGTATACGGTGCCGCGTTTTTTCACGGCAATCCCCGCACCGCTGATTGCCATTGTTGTCATGACGGCGATTGCACTACTCAGTGGTGTGAAGCTGCAGGCTATCGGTGACTTAGGGACGATGCCGCATTCATTGCCGACATTTTTCCTGCCGGATATTCCATTGAACTTTGAGACGCTGAAAATTATTCTGCCGTACGCTTTGGCGCTGTCGATTGTCGGTTTGCTCGAATCGCTGCTCACTTCTCAAGTACTTGATGATATGACAGATACGCCCAGCAATAAAAACCGTGAAGCCAGAGGACAGGGCATCGCCAATTTCATTACAGGATTTTTTGGCGGTATGGCAGGATGTGCGTTAATCGGCCAATCCGTAATCAATATTAAATCGGGCGGGAGAGGACGTTTATCTACTTTGACTGCCGGTGCGTTTTTGATGTTCTTGATTATTGTATTGGGGGATTTGGTCATCAAAATTCCTATGCCGGTTCTTGCGGGAGTCATGGTGATGGTTGCGATGACGACATTTAACTGGGGGTCATTCAAGTTTTTAAGGCAAGCGCCGCGCTCTGAGTCTGCAGTGATGCTCGTCACGGTTGCGGTTATTTTATATACGCATAATCTGGCGATCGGTGTAGTCATAGGTGTCGTCTTGAGTGCTTTATTCTTCGTCGCGAAGATTTCGCGCGTGACCGTAGTGAATGAAGCAGGAGTGTATAAAATTATTGGCCCGCTGTTCTTTGCTTCTACGACGAAGTTTATTCAGTCGTTTGATCAGGTAAAGGGAGAGCAGATTATTATTGATTTTGAAAATAGCCAGCTGTGGGATGAATCGGCAGTCGGCGCCATCTTGAAAGTTGTGCAAAAGCTGGAAAGCAAAGGTGTAGCCGTTACAATTCAAGGGTTGAATTCGTCGAGTGAACAACTATATGAAAAGTTACTCTGA
- a CDS encoding methyl-accepting chemotaxis protein: MGKFKSIRGKLLTGFSVVIVLIILLGMFIFSTLLANNKATESILKKELPLLIADEQLALDMANRIAASRGFILTGETSYKNVFDQYTEDSIKHQETVKRIGTSDETIDLMKRTVEWREYITENVFAEYERGNEELAQRNLLASTDDARELMASYEKAAEDRETIIIDIEKNLLSSGNNTLILVTSIIVLVILLSLAVAIITANSISRPLHFVMERMKLIAGGDLSSAPLETNLRDEVGQLIESTNEMSANTHSLLDEIHKVAQTVSSQSEMLTQSAGEVKAGTAQIATTMEDLAYGAESQATNASSLSSSMETFVSKVIHANENGAYIHQSSSDVLEMTAAGSQVMNSSSKQMEIIDQIVHDAVVKVEGLDKHTQEISQLVSVIQDIAAQTNLLALNAAIEAARAGEHGKGFAVVADEVRTLAEQSSASVTNITGIVQQIQNESSSVTNSLQEGYKQVEEGTNQIERTGETFSSISEAVTEMVHRIRSISDDLQEISETSQSMSGSIEEIAAITEESAAGVEQTSASSQQASSAMEEIAGNSSDLSNLAEELNELVRKFTL; the protein is encoded by the coding sequence ATGGGCAAATTTAAAAGTATCAGAGGAAAGTTACTGACAGGTTTCTCAGTCGTCATTGTCTTAATCATTTTACTTGGCATGTTTATTTTTTCTACACTGCTGGCAAATAACAAAGCAACTGAATCTATTTTGAAGAAAGAGCTCCCTTTACTGATTGCAGATGAACAGCTCGCACTCGATATGGCGAACCGGATTGCCGCTTCACGCGGTTTTATACTGACAGGTGAAACGAGTTATAAAAACGTATTTGATCAATACACAGAAGACAGTATAAAACATCAAGAGACCGTGAAAAGAATTGGCACGTCAGACGAAACGATCGATTTGATGAAAAGAACTGTGGAGTGGCGAGAATACATAACAGAAAATGTCTTTGCTGAATATGAGCGTGGAAATGAAGAATTGGCACAGCGTAATTTGCTCGCTTCAACTGACGATGCCCGCGAGCTGATGGCTTCCTATGAAAAGGCTGCAGAAGACCGTGAAACGATTATTATTGATATCGAGAAGAATTTGCTTTCAAGCGGAAATAATACGTTGATACTGGTTACCAGCATCATCGTTCTCGTAATCCTTTTGAGTCTGGCTGTTGCGATTATTACCGCCAATTCCATTTCCAGACCTCTTCACTTCGTTATGGAGCGCATGAAGCTGATTGCCGGCGGAGACTTAAGCAGTGCACCGTTAGAAACGAACTTACGAGATGAGGTTGGACAATTAATTGAATCGACTAATGAAATGAGCGCGAACACACATAGCTTGCTGGATGAAATACATAAAGTAGCCCAGACGGTTTCATCCCAAAGTGAAATGCTTACTCAATCAGCCGGCGAAGTAAAAGCAGGTACTGCGCAGATTGCCACTACAATGGAAGACTTAGCATACGGCGCAGAATCACAGGCTACAAACGCAAGCAGCCTATCTTCCTCGATGGAAACGTTTGTATCCAAAGTGATTCATGCCAACGAGAATGGCGCTTATATTCACCAATCATCAAGTGATGTGCTGGAAATGACAGCTGCGGGCAGTCAGGTCATGAACTCTTCCTCTAAACAAATGGAAATCATTGATCAGATTGTGCATGATGCTGTTGTTAAAGTAGAAGGGCTGGACAAGCATACGCAAGAAATATCCCAGCTCGTTTCCGTCATTCAGGATATTGCCGCACAAACGAATTTATTGGCATTAAATGCGGCGATAGAGGCAGCGCGGGCCGGCGAGCATGGAAAAGGTTTTGCTGTAGTAGCAGATGAAGTACGGACTTTGGCAGAACAGTCTTCTGCATCGGTAACGAATATTACCGGTATCGTCCAACAAATCCAGAATGAATCCAGTTCTGTCACGAACTCACTGCAAGAAGGATACAAGCAAGTAGAAGAAGGTACAAATCAGATAGAACGCACAGGTGAGACGTTTAGCAGCATTAGTGAGGCTGTCACCGAAATGGTTCATCGGATTCGCAGCATTTCTGATGATCTACAAGAGATTTCTGAAACCAGTCAATCCATGAGCGGTTCAATAGAAGAAATTGCAGCGATTACAGAAGAGTCCGCAGCAGGCGTGGAGCAGACTTCCGCATCTTCCCAGCAAGCAAGCAGCGCCATGGAAGAAATCGCGGGCAACTCCAGTGATTTATCAAACCTTGCAGAAGAATTAAATGAATTAGTACGCAAATTTACATTATAA